In one window of Pseudomonas chlororaphis subsp. chlororaphis DNA:
- a CDS encoding DUF6916 family protein — protein sequence MLHLLQSEHFQPLLGQTCNLLLPDGSVLPVHIESIKDTPQSRMPNSPRMPFCVELNSLAPTAFVDGLCDLELPGVGHLQGMFVSRVPALGRDPTLGYFYIAFN from the coding sequence ATGCTGCATCTGCTGCAAAGTGAGCATTTCCAGCCTTTGCTGGGGCAAACCTGCAATCTGTTGCTACCGGACGGCAGCGTGTTGCCGGTCCATATCGAGTCCATCAAGGACACTCCCCAGTCCCGCATGCCGAACAGCCCGCGCATGCCCTTCTGCGTCGAGCTCAACAGCCTGGCGCCGACAGCGTTCGTCGACGGCCTGTGCGACCTGGAACTGCCCGGCGTCGGCCACCTGCAGGGCATGTTCGTGTCGCGGGTGCCGGCCCTGGGCCGCGATCCGACGCTGGGCTATTTCTATATCGCCTTCAACTGA
- a CDS encoding efflux RND transporter periplasmic adaptor subunit gives MNLPGLRADLQLSPAAPALDGSPRWTLADPVRGRYFKLGAAAMRLLRHWSLGDAGQVLRAANREPGLPLGGAELEELLGFLRSHDLITALDPQQRASYELKAAAQHQSLWQVLLHQYLFFRIPLWRPDSFLNRAWPWLARFGPGLLRYGLPLTLGLGVFLVSRDWQRFLATFPHLFSLGGALAFGVALFFAKLCHEFGHAFMAKRAGCRVQSMGVAFMVLLPMFYTDVSDAWRVNDRRARLLIGAGGVLAELLLASIALLAWSLLPDGPARTAAFMLASATWITTLVINLNPFMRFDGYFLLSDFWEVDNLQGRAFALCRWRLREALFGYREPAPEPWSPAMQRRLLWWGYGSWLWRAVLFFGIALAVYHLFFKLLGIFLMLVELVWFIFLPIVREWREWWTHREQAHAPRVLLSGLGLLAALLLVAVPWRGSVEVPAMLEAGRASALHAPVAARVRQVNVSDGQAVSKDQVLVELESPDLASRQAIARREIEIQQLQMRRRAGRSETAADAGIVEQRLAEAVAEYRGLSAQRERLLLRAPEAGQLRDLLPQLQVGRWVSPKEPLARVVEPGARLRGFLAEADLWRVAPGATGRFIADDPMHPALEVQLTEVDTNGVAYIDQEALTSDHHGPIAVRRDESRRAEPVQAQYGARLKVLDASVTPSQPLRGVVVLQGRGESLLGTAWRRLAALGVRESGF, from the coding sequence ATGAACCTGCCGGGCCTGCGCGCGGACTTGCAGCTGTCGCCAGCGGCGCCGGCACTGGACGGTTCGCCGCGCTGGACCCTGGCCGACCCGGTGCGCGGCCGCTATTTCAAGCTCGGCGCGGCGGCGATGCGCTTGCTCAGGCATTGGTCCCTGGGGGATGCCGGGCAAGTGCTGCGCGCCGCCAATCGCGAGCCGGGGTTGCCCCTGGGCGGCGCGGAACTGGAAGAGCTGCTGGGTTTTTTGCGCAGCCATGACCTGATCACCGCCCTCGATCCGCAGCAGCGCGCCAGCTATGAGCTCAAGGCCGCCGCCCAGCACCAGAGCCTGTGGCAGGTGCTGCTGCACCAATACCTGTTCTTTCGTATCCCGCTGTGGCGCCCGGACTCCTTTCTCAATCGCGCCTGGCCGTGGCTGGCGCGGTTCGGCCCGGGGTTGCTGCGCTACGGCTTGCCCCTGACCCTGGGGCTGGGAGTGTTTCTGGTGTCGCGGGACTGGCAGCGCTTCCTGGCGACCTTTCCCCACCTGTTCAGCCTCGGCGGCGCCCTGGCGTTCGGCGTGGCGCTGTTCTTCGCCAAGCTGTGCCATGAGTTCGGCCACGCCTTCATGGCCAAGCGCGCCGGTTGCCGGGTGCAGAGCATGGGGGTGGCGTTCATGGTGCTGCTGCCGATGTTCTACACCGACGTCAGCGATGCCTGGCGGGTCAATGACCGCCGCGCGCGCTTGCTGATCGGCGCCGGCGGCGTGCTGGCCGAGCTGCTGCTGGCCAGCATCGCCCTGCTGGCCTGGTCGCTGCTGCCGGACGGCCCGGCGCGCACCGCGGCCTTCATGCTCGCCAGCGCCACCTGGATCACCACCCTGGTGATCAACCTGAACCCCTTCATGCGCTTCGACGGCTACTTTCTGCTGAGCGATTTCTGGGAGGTGGACAACCTGCAAGGGCGGGCCTTCGCCCTCTGTCGCTGGCGCCTGCGCGAGGCCTTGTTCGGCTACCGGGAGCCGGCGCCGGAGCCCTGGTCGCCGGCCATGCAGCGGCGTCTGCTGTGGTGGGGTTATGGCTCGTGGCTGTGGCGCGCGGTGCTGTTTTTCGGGATTGCGCTGGCGGTGTACCACCTGTTTTTCAAGCTGCTGGGCATCTTCCTGATGCTGGTGGAACTGGTCTGGTTCATCTTTTTGCCCATCGTGCGGGAATGGCGCGAATGGTGGACGCACCGCGAACAGGCCCACGCGCCACGGGTATTGCTCAGCGGCCTGGGGTTGTTGGCGGCGCTGCTGCTGGTGGCGGTGCCCTGGCGCGGCTCGGTGGAGGTGCCGGCGATGCTCGAAGCCGGGCGCGCCAGCGCCTTGCATGCGCCGGTGGCGGCGCGGGTCCGGCAGGTCAATGTCAGCGACGGCCAGGCGGTGAGCAAGGACCAGGTTTTGGTTGAGCTCGAATCCCCGGACCTGGCCTCGCGCCAGGCCATCGCCCGGCGGGAAATCGAGATCCAGCAATTGCAGATGCGCCGCCGGGCCGGGCGCAGCGAGACCGCCGCCGATGCCGGGATCGTCGAGCAGCGGCTGGCCGAGGCCGTGGCCGAATACCGCGGCCTGTCGGCGCAACGCGAGCGCCTGCTGCTGCGCGCGCCCGAGGCCGGCCAACTGCGCGACTTGCTGCCGCAACTGCAGGTGGGCCGCTGGGTTTCGCCCAAGGAGCCGCTGGCCCGGGTGGTCGAGCCGGGGGCGCGCTTGCGTGGTTTTCTCGCCGAGGCCGACCTGTGGCGGGTCGCGCCGGGCGCCACGGGCCGCTTTATCGCCGACGACCCGATGCACCCGGCGCTTGAGGTGCAATTGACCGAAGTCGATACCAACGGCGTGGCGTATATCGATCAGGAGGCGCTGACCTCCGATCACCATGGGCCGATTGCCGTGCGCCGCGATGAAAGCCGCCGCGCCGAACCGGTCCAGGCGCAGTACGGCGCGCGGCTCAAGGTGCTCGATGCCAGCGTCACGCCGAGCCAGCCGCTGCGCGGCGTGGTGGTGTTGCAGGGGCGTGGCGAGTCGCTGCTCGGTACGGCCTGGCGGCGCCTGGCGGCGCTGGGCGTGAGGGAAAGCGGGTTCTGA
- a CDS encoding GNAT family N-acetyltransferase, whose protein sequence is MLHKDSAMSDGLVVRPSRPTDGPFLQGLYRSARSDLQWIDGEQEQIEQVIAQQFQVQEQGAGENFPGAMHYVIEKLGSAIGALTTDFGANEIRVLYLAFIPAARGRGYGRTVLQGVQKAAEQVRCPVATVVWASNPHARRHYLALGFQVEEANPAAERLVWYPGPRG, encoded by the coding sequence ATGTTGCATAAGGATTCGGCCATGTCCGATGGCCTGGTGGTACGTCCGTCGCGGCCCACCGACGGACCGTTCCTGCAGGGCCTTTACCGTTCGGCGCGCAGCGATCTGCAATGGATCGATGGCGAGCAGGAGCAGATCGAGCAGGTGATCGCCCAGCAATTCCAGGTCCAGGAGCAGGGGGCGGGGGAGAACTTCCCCGGCGCCATGCACTACGTGATCGAAAAGCTCGGCAGCGCCATCGGTGCCCTGACCACCGATTTCGGCGCCAATGAAATCCGTGTGCTGTACCTGGCGTTCATTCCCGCCGCCCGCGGTCGCGGTTATGGGCGCACGGTGCTGCAGGGCGTGCAGAAAGCCGCCGAGCAGGTGCGCTGCCCGGTGGCTACGGTGGTCTGGGCCAGCAACCCCCATGCGCGCCGGCATTACCTGGCGCTGGGGTTTCAGGTCGAGGAAGCCAACCCGGCGGCCGAGCGGCTGGTGTGGTACCCCGGCCCGCGCGGCTGA
- a CDS encoding phage tail protein, with protein sequence MEVFMGTIQAFSFNFPPNGWASCYGQTLGISQYQALFSLLGTYYGGNGTTNFQLPNLQGRLPIGQGNGLGLTPRVIGEVSGTENVTPTLNNLPSHTHTLASVSAATTLQLANPASSPVSVPTATNSFIGTSGGGPGTATIYSDGLGATPVPLQGVSTTISGTISPAGNGLPLEVMNPFLVINFSVALNGLFPSRN encoded by the coding sequence ATGGAAGTGTTCATGGGCACCATTCAAGCTTTTTCCTTTAACTTCCCTCCCAACGGCTGGGCCTCGTGTTATGGCCAGACCCTGGGAATCTCGCAATACCAGGCGCTGTTTTCGCTGCTGGGCACCTACTACGGCGGCAACGGCACCACCAACTTCCAGCTGCCGAACCTGCAAGGGCGGCTGCCCATCGGCCAGGGTAACGGGCTGGGCCTGACGCCACGGGTGATCGGCGAGGTTTCCGGTACCGAAAACGTCACCCCGACCCTCAACAACCTGCCGTCCCACACCCACACCCTCGCCAGCGTGAGCGCCGCCACCACACTGCAATTGGCCAACCCTGCCAGCAGCCCGGTCAGCGTGCCGACGGCCACCAACTCGTTCATCGGCACCTCCGGCGGCGGGCCGGGCACCGCGACCATCTATTCCGACGGGCTGGGTGCCACACCGGTGCCCCTCCAGGGGGTCAGCACCACGATCTCCGGCACCATCTCGCCCGCCGGCAACGGCCTGCCGCTGGAAGTCATGAACCCGTTCCTGGTGATCAACTTCAGCGTGGCCTTGAACGGCCTGTTCCCATCGCGCAATTGA
- a CDS encoding glycosyltransferase family 39 protein — protein MAFRREPQLLDTAGPGIANRLASDAQRLVAVLRAYWLLPILLLAAANRFYDLTAAAIWGDEGSSLLLSRYGLSELWVHAAHDVHPPLYFMLLRGWIALFGDGIFAIRSFSAWPGIVCVGLGVWLVAQIASRRAAILAGFLLALLPTAVRYSQEVRMYALLGVWLLGATLALVYWLRQPARQRYLVYYTLLMSAAFYTHYFTALCVLAHWAYLLLLRLQTPASRAINQPGWWLANLAIVMLFAPWLPGLVDLLQHIDQLKASGDVGWEPSVEFLSLPSMVWQLLTQDDGESRSPLLFAGLPLLVLSVVAMLAWRDRTPWRWSWLLAIYSVLPLLLVFAVSFVSPVFIERYLTAYALGLPLLFAMAIDRLLENAQVHARALALAVLLLFAGAEGVGLNNNATVDSNDQISVLVDYVNQRYVAGDRIVTSDLLWYLSYVYYNRTDTQPLLYTPPTPAGVSTRPNAYGFGTLVEQQADRLYLDRLSALPVGSGRVWLIGTADQPDEFAPLPAQWRKAGEFTAGGVTARLLVICGVAQGQASVQALCDQAGKPAG, from the coding sequence ATGGCGTTTCGCAGAGAGCCGCAATTGCTGGATACGGCCGGGCCGGGCATCGCCAATCGGCTGGCGAGCGACGCACAGCGCCTGGTCGCGGTGCTGCGGGCGTACTGGCTGCTGCCGATTTTGCTGCTGGCGGCGGCCAACCGTTTCTACGACCTGACCGCCGCGGCCATCTGGGGCGATGAAGGCTCCAGCCTGCTGCTCAGCCGCTACGGCCTGAGCGAACTCTGGGTGCATGCCGCCCACGATGTACATCCGCCGCTGTACTTCATGCTGCTGCGCGGCTGGATCGCGCTGTTTGGCGACGGCATCTTTGCCATTCGCAGTTTCAGCGCCTGGCCGGGGATCGTCTGTGTCGGCCTGGGGGTGTGGCTGGTGGCGCAGATCGCGAGCCGCCGCGCGGCGATCCTCGCCGGGTTCCTGCTGGCCCTGCTGCCCACCGCCGTGCGCTACAGCCAGGAAGTGCGCATGTATGCCTTGTTGGGGGTGTGGCTGCTCGGCGCCACCCTGGCCCTGGTGTACTGGCTCAGGCAGCCCGCACGCCAGCGCTATCTGGTGTATTACACGCTGCTGATGAGCGCGGCGTTCTACACCCACTATTTCACCGCGCTCTGTGTGCTTGCCCACTGGGCGTACCTGTTGCTGCTGCGCCTGCAAACGCCTGCGAGCCGGGCGATCAACCAGCCGGGCTGGTGGCTGGCCAATCTCGCCATCGTCATGCTGTTCGCCCCCTGGCTGCCGGGGCTGGTGGACCTGCTGCAGCATATCGACCAGCTGAAAGCCAGCGGCGACGTGGGCTGGGAGCCGTCGGTGGAGTTTCTTTCATTGCCCTCGATGGTCTGGCAATTGCTGACCCAGGACGATGGCGAAAGCCGTTCCCCGCTGCTGTTCGCGGGCCTGCCGCTGCTGGTGCTGAGCGTTGTCGCAATGCTCGCCTGGCGCGACCGCACGCCTTGGCGCTGGAGCTGGCTGCTGGCGATCTACAGCGTGCTGCCGCTGTTGCTGGTGTTTGCGGTGTCATTCGTTTCGCCGGTGTTCATCGAGCGCTACTTGACGGCCTATGCCCTGGGCCTGCCGCTGCTTTTCGCGATGGCGATCGACCGGCTGCTGGAGAATGCCCAGGTGCATGCTCGCGCGCTGGCGCTGGCGGTCCTGCTGTTGTTCGCCGGGGCCGAGGGGGTCGGCCTGAACAACAACGCCACGGTGGATAGCAACGATCAGATCAGCGTGCTGGTGGACTACGTGAACCAGCGCTACGTGGCCGGCGACCGGATCGTCACCAGCGACCTGCTGTGGTACCTGAGTTACGTCTACTACAACCGTACCGACACCCAGCCGCTGCTCTACACCCCGCCCACGCCCGCCGGCGTCTCCACTCGGCCCAACGCCTATGGTTTCGGCACCCTGGTCGAGCAGCAGGCTGACAGGCTTTACCTCGACCGGCTGTCGGCGTTGCCGGTGGGCAGTGGTCGCGTCTGGCTGATCGGCACGGCCGACCAACCCGACGAATTCGCCCCGCTGCCGGCGCAATGGCGAAAAGCCGGCGAATTCACCGCCGGCGGGGTCACGGCGCGGTTGCTGGTTATATGCGGCGTGGCGCAGGGCCAGGCGTCGGTGCAAGCACTGTGCGACCAGGCTGGGAAACCTGCTGGATAG
- a CDS encoding sulfotransferase family protein, which translates to MARVKGLPQFHFISGLPRSGSTLLSAILLQNPRFHAGMTSPVGALFSGILEQCSAGSEFGAVIDIDMRRRLLRGLFDSYYADKADKPVVFDTNRQWCARLPALKDLFPKAKTIACVRNVAWVMDSLERLYRANPFENTKLFGDAVERNSVYSRCETLAQHNRLVGYAWTALKEAYYGENADSLLIVDYDLLSQAPERVMRLIYDFIDEPWFEHDFDSLAYDAPEFDQALGVAGLHKVKARVALQSRRTILPPDLFEKYAELSFWKDGASSAANVIRMKSDAAVR; encoded by the coding sequence ATGGCTAGGGTGAAGGGATTGCCGCAGTTCCACTTTATCTCCGGTTTACCGCGCTCAGGGTCGACCCTGCTGTCGGCCATCCTGCTGCAGAACCCGCGCTTTCACGCCGGCATGACCAGCCCGGTGGGGGCGCTGTTCAGCGGCATCCTCGAACAATGCAGCGCCGGCAGCGAATTCGGCGCGGTCATCGACATCGACATGCGCCGCCGCCTGCTGCGCGGGCTGTTCGACTCCTACTACGCCGACAAGGCCGATAAACCTGTTGTCTTCGACACCAATCGCCAATGGTGCGCGCGCCTGCCGGCCTTGAAGGACCTGTTTCCCAAGGCCAAGACCATCGCCTGTGTGCGCAATGTCGCCTGGGTCATGGACAGCCTGGAACGGCTGTACCGGGCCAACCCCTTCGAAAACACCAAGCTGTTCGGCGATGCGGTCGAGCGCAACTCGGTCTACAGCCGCTGCGAAACCCTGGCCCAGCACAACCGGCTGGTGGGGTATGCCTGGACCGCCTTGAAAGAGGCCTATTACGGCGAAAACGCCGATTCGTTGCTGATCGTCGACTACGACCTGCTGAGCCAGGCCCCGGAGCGGGTGATGCGGCTGATCTACGACTTTATCGACGAACCCTGGTTCGAACACGATTTCGACAGCCTGGCCTACGACGCGCCCGAGTTCGACCAGGCGCTGGGGGTCGCGGGCCTGCACAAGGTCAAGGCGCGGGTGGCGCTGCAGTCGCGGCGCACCATCCTGCCGCCGGACCTGTTCGAGAAGTATGCGGAGCTGTCCTTCTGGAAAGACGGGGCATCCAGCGCCGCCAATGTCATTCGCATGAAATCCGACGCCGCGGTCCGTTGA